The DNA segment TATACGGGTCGGCAAGGGGGTTCAGAAGAATGCCCTGGTAGATGACGCCGCTCATCGCCAGACCCGCCCCAACCAGTGCGGCGGTGAGGATGCGCGGCAGGCGGACGTCCATGACCACGTAGGGCACGGTCTTTTCCAAACCGTCGAGCAGCGATGGATTGCCGAAAACCTCGGCGCCGATAACGCGGAGAATCCCCCCCGCATCGATCGCCATATAACCCATGCCGGTTGAGACGACAATCGTCACCGCCGTTGCGGCGGCAAGAATGAGAGTCAGGGCTATGAATTTCTTTTGCGAGTGACGAAGCATAGCAGCCGAATTGGGCAAATCAAGCAAGGAAATAATACATAAAGGCCACCACGACGACACACAGCGCCCGCACCACCTGGCTGGTAACGACCAGCTGCACGGCCAGCTGCGGTGCATAAATTCCAGTGTAATAGGGCAGTTGGTGGCGAATTGCCCTGATCGGTGTCGAAAGGATATTGCCGACCAAAAGGGCCAGAACCACCTCCTTGGTAGTAAGACTGTTTTCAGCAAGGAGGACGCTGGCAGCGGCGAGTCCCGCGGAAAACTCGGTGGTCACATGCAAAACTACAATACCCAGGCTCTGTGGGTTGAGCCAGGACAAAAACCAGGCATTGGCGGCGATGTATTCCTCAAGCCGGGTAAATAGACCATATCTATTGAAAAGAAAAAAGAGGATATACACCGGGATCATGAACAGCATCACCTTGCCAATCCGTTTTTTCAGGCGTCTAAAGCTCTTGACCAGGGCGTCACGCCAGCCGATTTGCTTTGCGCCGGGCGCGGCAGTGTAAGCGGCACCATCACTGCCCGGCAAGAGTAAACGACCGCCGCCTACCACCAATAAAGTCTGCAGAATGGTTGCGGCAAAGGTCAGTCCGACATAGAGGAAGGCACCGCTTTTAATCATCGGCGCGGTAAGGAAAAAAACCGTCGGCAGATGGAGAAAAAAGCGCGGCAGGGAGTTGAAGAGGTTGGCAAGGTATAGCTCGGTTTTGGCCATTCGTCCCTGGTCGTAGGCCTCGGCGAGCATGGTGTTGGAGGACACGCCGGAGATGAAGGCAATGGAAAAGCTCGCGCCGGTGATCGATGATAACCGGCCCATTCGCAGTAAAGGGCGGACAAGCCCCGCCAAGCGGTGGGTCCAGTTGAGGCTTTCGATGAAATTGGCGATAAACAGACCGATACTGATAAAAAAGGCGATTCTGGCAATCGGCAGGATGATCTGCGGCCAAAGCTCTGCGAGGAGATCCTGGTGCATGGTGATTGGGACAGGATGTTGGAATTGCTGGTCAGCTCCCGGTACCGTCTTCTCTACGGTCAAGAAATGCCGGGGCGGTTGATAATTCAGGGCGATACTACACCCGGTGAAGGAGAAAGCAAATAGATATTATCGACAGGCGATTCGGGCAAAAGAGCGGTTATGGTGTTGGTCTCGCCAAGCCAAATTGCCGGGAAAAGAGTTGACTTTCTTGCCCGCTGCCTGTTTACTTGCCATCACGTTTCAGGCGCTTTTCTTGTCCGCCGCATTGGGGGGTACGGGCAAAAGCTTAAAAGGGAACCTCGTGTAAGTCGAGGACGGGCCCGCCGCTGTAACCGGGTACAAATCCACGTTGAGCCACTGGGAGACAATCCTGGGAAGGTGTGGAAGATTGGCTGATCCGGGAGTCAGAAGACCTGCCTGAGGTGTTTCGTCGCTTATCCCGTGGAAAGGATGCTGCAATCGATACGAGGACAACAGGGACTCCCCGGATCATCAATGGTGATTCGGGTTTTTTTATTCTCCGGATCACGAGCACCAAGGAGGATTACCCATGTTGTCGCTGGCCAGCAGAGTATTGGTCGTCGCCCTTTTCACCGTTGTTGCCGCTACGTCTGCCATTGCCTCGGGTAATGCACCTACCGAGGCAAAAACCGCCATACTTCTTGCCAGTTTTGGCACCACCGTACCGTCTGGTGTCAAAGCCCTCAACAATATCACCGAACAGGTGCGCAAGGCCTATCCGAAAACGGAGGTGCGGATCACCTTTACCTCGAATATGGTCCGTTCCGTATGGAAAAAGCGCCGCGCCGAGGCCGACAAATGGCTGGCCCAGGGCATCCCATCCGAGATTCTCCATGTCAAAAACATCATCCAGGCCATGGGTGATCTGCAGGAAGACGGTTACCGCAATATCATCGTTCAGCCCACCCATATGTTCTATATGGAACAATCATACGACCTGACTAGCTATGTCAGCGCCCTCGGTTCGATCAAGACCCTCAAGGCCAAATGGCAGCCCTTTGATAGGGTTATAATGGGGCGGCCAGCTCTTGGCATGCCCGGTGACCGGTACAGCTATTCCGACGATATCGACCGGGTTGTCAGGTCTCTTGCCGGCGATGTGGCAATGGCCCGCAAGGAGGGGGCGAGCCTCCTCTATATGGGGCATGGCAACGAAAACTGGTCGACTGGCATCTATGCCGAAACCGAGAAAAAGATGCGGGCAGCCTACTCGGACGTCGATACCTTTATCGGTGTTGTCGAGGGCACTCCGTCATTGGACGACCGCTTGCCGGCAATGAAGGCCGGCAAATCAAAGAAGATACAACTCCGGCCTTTTATGATCACCGCCGGGGACCACGCAGTCAATGACATGGCGGGCGAGGACAAGGATTCATGGAAATCGATACTTCAGGCCGAGGGCTTTACCGTGCAGCCGGTTCTGGAAGGACTGGGGTCGAATCCGGCCTTTGCCGCGCTCTTTGTTGAGAATATTGCCGATGCCGCCAAGGAAGGCGGTCTGACTTTGCAGTAGCCAGGCAACCGGCTAAGCCTGGTGGTGCACTCCAGGAGGGTGGTAAGCGGCAGTGCCGTCCGCACTCCTCTTTAGCGGAAACATTGGAAGGAAGGTAAAAAAATGCAGGGAACATTTTATGTGGTTGGTGTGGGGCCGGGAGATCCGCAGCTCATGACTTTGAAGGCGGCGGCAATCCTCAAAAAATGTCCCGTCTGGTTTGTCCCATCGGCCTTTGAAAACGGCGGCAGCATGGCCCTGAAGATCGCCTCGGGGGCCGTGGAGCAGAAAGGGAAAACTATCCTCAGTCATCGTTTCCCGATGAAACAGGTGCACCGCGGCCAACCGGCCGATCCCGAGGTAAAAAGCGCCTGGCAGGAAGCGGCCAAGACCATTATGAGTCATCTCCAGGAAGGCCGGGATGTGGTGTTCCCAACCCTGGGCGATCCGGCCATCTATTCAACCGCTTACTATGTCTGCGAAACCCTTCAGGAATACGGCTCGCCCTTCAGGGTTGAAATTGTTCCCGGGGTCTCGGCCATTGGTGCCTCTTCCGCCGCCGCCACCGTGCCGCTGTGCCTGGGCGATGAGCGGCTGGTGGTCATTCCGGCGACCTTTGAAAACGAGCGCATCCGCGAACTGCTGAACCTCTGTGACGTGGCGGTGTTTATGAAGGTACATACGGTCATGGAACGCCTGGTTGGTTTGCTCGATGAGTTGGGGCTTGCCGACAAGGCGGTACTCGTCGAACGGTCAAGCCTTGAAGACCAGAAGATCTGGACCAATGTCCGTGAGGCGGTCGGCCGGGAAATCCATTATTTCTCGACGATGGTAGTACGCAAGGGATGAGAGGCTCTGCGGTGTCCGACAAAAAAAGGGACGAGATCCTGGCAGAGAAAGCCAAGGAGGCTTTCACACGCTGCGGCAATTGTGCCCAAGCATCGTTTGCGGTTCTTCAGGATGCATTCACGCTTGATATCATCCACCCCAAGCAGCTTTGGGCCTTTCCTTTCTACATATGTTTGGAAACTGCGGGTGCATGACATGTGGGACTCCAAGGTTCTTACTGAATCATGCCGCAATTGAAGCCTGCTTTCATACTCAGTTCTACCCGCCGCCAGTCGGCTCCAGTCAATTTTGGGGTTTCCGGCATCTTTTCGCCGGTTGCCTGGATTATGACTTTTCCCTTCCGCGCATCTAATTGTCCTTGAGTTCACCCGCTTTCTTTGTTATGAAAAAGTGTGCCTTCCTCTTTTATCAAGTTGTTGTTCTGCTGATTTTCATAATTTGGCGAGTATCGCTGGGAAGCTGCATCTTCCAGAATAGTTCGATGGCCTTTTGCGCTTGCAGCCGCAACATTTCAGGTTGATTGATTTTGCCTAGTTTTTTGATAAAGACAAGAACCGAAGATTTCCAAGTGAATGAGGGTTTATCGTTCAGGGAAAAATCCCAGTAATACCGCAACTATTTTATGAAAAAATGGCAGTCTTCGATAGGAACACCCTGATCGTTGTTAAAAGGAGAGAGGTTGTTTGCAATAGCACGTGGAAGCAGGGCCCTGTGGTTATATAGGTATAGGTACCACCTGTTTTCTGCATGTTATAGCTGAGTTGAGCAGCTTGTCTGCTCGTACGAAACTTATGCCCTTGTGGTATATGCAGTTAGTAGACGACCTGCATCCTCCTGAATGCGTTGTATAGAAGCGTTAGGCTCGGAGATAGAGGACTATAGAATAACTTGTTGAACTTTTGATATTGCATGAAAAATACAAGAAGATAGGCGCGTATTTTGCTTTTCTAGTTAATATCACTTTTATGGGTGTTGGCTGGAAGGTTCCGTCCAGTTAATACCTTGTTGAGTCTGTAGAAAAAGGCAATTCTTGATGAATTGGCTTATATGATATCAAGTAGTTACGAGTCACAAAAAGCTCGTTTTCGGGGTTTTTCTACAGACTCGTTAGTCCTCTGGAGATAGCCCATGAAAAAGGCAGAATTCGAGCAGGCGGTTCGAGATGAGCTTCGGCGCGTCCCAGCTGAGGAACGTCGAACCTGGGATGACAACAAACTGTTTTTCTGGTTCATGAAGGCTAAGAGCGATAACCCGGACCTCACCTGGGACCGGTGCCCAGGTGATCCTTGGCAATGGGTCCCTGGCATTTGTAAATACTTGATCGGCCCAAATGTTTGAATATCGGACGAACCCCACGTTCAACTCGGACCCAACCGACACTGGCAATATTCATGTCTCTGTTCATCTTCCGGTCTCCGATTGGCCCGGTTAACTTCTTTCGTTGGGTATTTAAAAATGGCAAACACGGTATTCATTCTTGGAGCTGGATTTTCTTTCGACGCAGGTATTCCTCTCCTCGGAAGATTCATAGAAAGGATGCTTTTGATTGCTGCTGAAAGAGATAAAACTACAGGTAAGCTTTCTGGAAATGATAGGAAGCTGTTTGACAAAGCCTTAGATATTCGCGACTCGATGGATGGCTACCATGGGCGAATCTCTTTTGACGACAGGAACATTGAGGATATCCTTTCTATGCTGGCCTTTAGCGTAATGGGAACTACTGGCCTAAGGAAACCTCGTGCGAATCTTGATGCGTTTATACAAGCGATCTCGAGAACTATTGAGCTAACTTGCGCGGTTAAGCACCCAGGACCACCGATTGAAAAAAAATCAGGTTTTACAATTGTTGATACTGGACCTGCAATGTACCGCCGTTTTTGGCAAGCGCTCTTTAAGGCATATAATACTGGCATGGACTTTCCTTGCCTTATTACTTTCAATTATGATCTGGTCCTAGAGCGAAGTCTTTTTCAGGTTTTAATTAACAAGATTTATAACCCCTCTAAAAACCGTTGTCCTTTTGACAGCTTCCACTTGAATTATTCGTATAAAAACTCGCCAAACTTCTATGGTGCAATTGAGCCATGTCAATATCAGTTACCAGAACACTCGTATGTACATGGAACAAAGGTCATTCCGAAAGAGGTGCAGGGGGGCAAACACTTGAATATCGATATACTTAAGTTGCATGGGTCTCTGAATTTCTCAAGGCCAATAACAAGCGAGCATAATCAAAATCCATGTGAAGTAGTGGAGAACCCATATATATTGCCGCCTATATCAAACAAGTCTGCTAGTCCCGCAGGTGAAGAAATTTGGGGAAGAGCGCTTACTGAACTAAGAAATGCCAAGAATGTTGTTTTTATTGGGTATAGCTTACCAACAACTGACATCTATATGCAATTCTTTATTAAGGCGGCTCTTGGACCAAATAAAGGTTTAGAAAAAGTGATCGTGATCGATCCTGTTTTTAATGAACCTTCTCAAGAATGTGAAGATATGAAAGTTAGGTATAAGAATTGTTTCTCTGAGCAACTCCGTCGTCGTCTTTCCTTTTCACCAATTACGGCAGCAAAGTTCGTTGGTGAACTAAGCAAAGATCCTGGTGCATATATTTATTGATAGCTCAGTAGGTTGGGACAGATACCAAAATGATAAATGAAGGGACAGGCAATATATACTGCACTAACAATATAATGCACCGGGTGAGCCGGTGATCATAATGTTACCATTTTGAACAAGGAGAAAAAATGAAGGTATTTCTTAGCTGGTCTGGAACCAGAAGTCATAAAATTGCGATGGTATTTAGGGATTGGTTGCCATCAGTAATCCAAGAAATCACTCCCTACGTGTCCTCCGAAGATATTGATAAAGGAGCACGGTGGAGTACAGATATCGCGAAGGAGCTTGAGGACTCAACATTCGGCATTCTTTGTGTCACAAGAGAAAATATTAATGCGCCTTGGCTTACTTTTGAAGCAGGTGCATTATCAAAGACTATGGACAAATCATTCGTTAGTCCATTTCTATTTGATATCAAACGTTCTGAAGTAGATGGACCTATTCTCCAGTTCCAATCCACAATTTTTGAAAAAGATGACATTCAAAAACTTGTGAAAACGTTAAATAAGGCGTGCGGCGAAAATGGATTATCGGATGAGCGTCTCGGGAAGGCCTTCAATGTTTGGTATCCAACACTCGAAAAAGACCTAGAAGGACTTAAACAGCAGGTAGTACCTGACTTGAATCCTGAAAAACAAGAGCATATTGCTTCACCAGATTCGCAGGAGATCCTGGAAGAAATATTAGAACTTTCACGAAGCAACCAGAAGTTAATTAGGAATCCTGATGGTGCGTTTGGATCGCAGCTAGAGGAAACCCGTCAAATTGTAAAAGAAATATTGGATAGGTTGGATCGTCCGAACCCATTTAAGGGGAGAAATCCTAGGCGAATTCATCCGATGATGATCGAGGAAGTAATGCATTCTACTGCAATGAGTATGAATGGCTATGTTGGCATTCAAATGACACTGGCGCTGATCCGCCAAGATTTTCCATGGGCGTATGAGTCTGGTATGGAAGCAATCACCATTTTAAAATCTCCTGCTTCAAAAGAGGACAAACAAAGCGCATTAGAAGGCTTCTATCGTATTCTGGAATTATCCTTTGATCATCCTATCATGCGGGATCAATACGAGAACAACAAGGAAATCCATATGATAGCAAGGGAACTACCTCGTTTGCTTAAGCGTGCCTTTGATAAAGCTCTTGAGGGCTAACAAAATTATCAATCAGACCGCATGAACGTTGGTGCCACTATACGACAAGTTCATTGGTGAACTCTGGTTACAATAGCCGTGGGTGGTAAATAGGGCGTTTATTAGTTCGAAAGCCGAAAAATCCAGATCAACAATGTAAATTCATATCCAGGGCAAGGTTTCCCATCGCTATGCTCCAATTTCTGCTTGCTTTTTGGCTATTGTGCCGGTCATGTTTCGTTGCCCGCAGTCGTCGAGTTTTTTGCTGGGTTTGATTTTCATTGGAAAGGCGCAAAGTTCTCGTTTGGCTCTTTCCTTTCTTTGAGAGTCAGGATTAGATTCCATTTCTTGGTCGAATAAGTTAGATGTCGACGCCCTTAATGAAAAATTATAGAAAAAGAGGAGCTATAATGTCACCGTATTCAGCCCAGGGTATCACTTCGATAAAAATAAAAAGACTGGCAAGAATTCTCTTTCATGATTTACGCAAAAATCCTTTACTAACTTTACTTTCCGATAACTCCATAAAAATAGAAATCGAGTATTTATTTTTCTTCTTGCGTTGGATTATGCCTTTAGCATTGCTTGTTAGATTTATATTACATGAGGACAAGGATGGCGATAAGGGCTTGACTCTTTATACAAATTACGATTTCTATATCATATTAATATTTTTTATAATTTACTTGTTTTTCACGCATAAGAAATTTCATTCTCTAAATAATCAAACCGAGGCATCGGAAAAGAACTGGGGCAAATTCACATCGGTAGCTGTATTCTTCGATATTTCATTCATTACTGCATTTTATGTACTTGCTAATAATCCAAGATCTGAAATCCCAATAATGTATTTTATCCCCCTTGTTTGGTCAGCAATTTATGTACCATTAAAGAAAAGTCTTTTTGGAATAATAAGTGTTGGCATATCATTTACAGTCGGTACAGGTATTATTGGTTATCAATCATTGAACTCAACTAATTTAATAAATGAATTGATTGAAATGACACTAGTGTTAATGCCGAAATTGCTATTCTTACCGATAGTAGTTCTCTTTCTTTTATGGAATACAATTAACCGCAAACTCCAAGAGAACATGTTGCTCGCTTTGTTTGAACATTCTCCAGAAGGTATTTCATTCATTGGTCAGAAAAGCTGCAATCTCACAAGACCAGGGAGTGATATGCAGATATTAAATTTAAATGCCGCCCAGCAACGACTAACACCTAATGCAAAAACAAATAATAATAGTTGTAGAGAAGAATTTCAGTCCTATACACTGGAAAGAACGAGTGTTTGTCCATGGTGTCCTGCTGAAAAAATCTTAGACAATAAAGCAAAACACAGTAGGAGCCTAACAAAGAACATTTCGCCATTAGGGCATCCAACCGCAGAAGAAATTTCGTTTTCTGATGCAAGTGCAACACCTTGTTATGACGAAAATGGTCATGTCATCGCTGCTGTAAAATTTGTAAAAGATGTAACGCCACAAGTATATACTGCATTTTTTGCAACAGAAGTACTACGTCTTCAGACAGAAGAAGACGTTCTAATAACAAGTTCAGAATTTTTCAGAAAGATGTACAAGGCGGAAAGTGCAAGAATTTTAAGATTTGATATAAATAATAGTAATATACTTGGGATAGTAGCACAATCGGATATTAATAATCCATCTGGAAGTATTGTAACGGAGTTTACAGAATCTATATCAAATGAGGTAAAGCGTTTTTTTTCCGAATGCCCATCAGAAATAGATATTATAAATCGAAAGAGAGATCTTAAAGTGGGTGTCAAAATCACTGGTTGTTTAGATTGGGAGGAATATTGTTATCCAGCCTCAAAGAACCCCAATATTATGGAAATTGCGGTGAAGTTTAAATTAGAACGTGGCTTAATAATACCAATAAAAAGTGATGATGCCTTGCTCGGTTTTGTTTTGGTAGACCAACCAGGGCATAATGTTCGTTTATCCCAATTAAATATTTTACAAGGGCAGTTGGCAGCTCAAATTGCATTTCTAGCTGTAGACAGGGCCAAATCTTTCAGCGCAAAAAATGAAGAAATAAACACAGGGGAAAAGAAAACTAAGAGTTTGAATGATATTCAGACTCTTTGTGTGGATATGTTGAAATCAGGAAATAAAGATGAGATTTTAGGTAAAGCGTTGATCGGCACCACCTCTGGACCTGGATTAGGGTATTCTCGGGCTATATATCTTAGCTTAATTGATAATACTTTAAAATTCGAGCTTGGAATAGGACCGATTACTGAAGAAGAAGCTGGCCACGATTGGCAAAATAGTAAAGATATTGACAATATGTCAGAATATTATCAGAGTCCCAATTGGCTAAGTGGTATTCAAAGTAACCACATTACTACCCAATGCAAGATATGCCCCCATATTCTATTGAAAGATATCGAAAACAGTGTTGTTGTTCAATCAATTAATAATATCCAAGGCAATAAAGGTGGAAAAGACGACTCATTTAGAAAAACTCACCTAGCGATTCATTTTGGAATTAATAGTGACTTTGTTGTTTCCCCTGTATTCTCAGGTAAAACAGTTATAGGAATAATAATTGCAGACAAGAGGCACCACCTTAATAACAATATTTCATTTGATAAAATTCAACATTTGTTTTTTCTAACTGCTTTTACTGGCGCATGCGCTATTAGCAGCCAATTAAATAGAGATCGGAGTGATGCACCTGAACGTTTCCTTCTTGAGGTACTTCGATTATTACAATCTAAGTATGATAATGAAAAGGTAAATGTTTACAAATTATATAACGTGGCCTTAAAGGTGGGTGAAAGGTTAGGTTGTACAAAAAATGAGCTTAGAGCAATCAAGGTATCTTCTTTGGCAATATGTTATACACATTTCTGTTTTCCTGATTCTTTGATTTTCGGTGATGAGAGATTAGAATCCCCAATGGATAATAGTTACATATTTAATCATCCGGACCGTGCTCGTGGGTTGATTAGACAAATTTGTGGAGACGAAGAAATTGCAAATTCAGCCTATCAGCATACTCAAATTCTAGGGAAATATCCTGAAAGCTCGTCTTACCCCATTAAGGTTGCGAGAATATTGGGAATATGTGAAGGTTACTTGGCAATAACTGAACCAAAAAATTACCGTAAAGAAACCTCCTTAGATCATGATAAAGCGATAGAAGAATTACGGATAAAGTTAGGGACAAATGAAAATCTA comes from the Desulforhopalus sp. genome and includes:
- a CDS encoding sirohydrochlorin cobaltochelatase, which produces MLSLASRVLVVALFTVVAATSAIASGNAPTEAKTAILLASFGTTVPSGVKALNNITEQVRKAYPKTEVRITFTSNMVRSVWKKRRAEADKWLAQGIPSEILHVKNIIQAMGDLQEDGYRNIIVQPTHMFYMEQSYDLTSYVSALGSIKTLKAKWQPFDRVIMGRPALGMPGDRYSYSDDIDRVVRSLAGDVAMARKEGASLLYMGHGNENWSTGIYAETEKKMRAAYSDVDTFIGVVEGTPSLDDRLPAMKAGKSKKIQLRPFMITAGDHAVNDMAGEDKDSWKSILQAEGFTVQPVLEGLGSNPAFAALFVENIADAAKEGGLTLQ
- the cobI gene encoding precorrin-2 C(20)-methyltransferase; its protein translation is MQGTFYVVGVGPGDPQLMTLKAAAILKKCPVWFVPSAFENGGSMALKIASGAVEQKGKTILSHRFPMKQVHRGQPADPEVKSAWQEAAKTIMSHLQEGRDVVFPTLGDPAIYSTAYYVCETLQEYGSPFRVEIVPGVSAIGASSAAATVPLCLGDERLVVIPATFENERIRELLNLCDVAVFMKVHTVMERLVGLLDELGLADKAVLVERSSLEDQKIWTNVREAVGREIHYFSTMVVRKG
- a CDS encoding toll/interleukin-1 receptor domain-containing protein, producing MKVFLSWSGTRSHKIAMVFRDWLPSVIQEITPYVSSEDIDKGARWSTDIAKELEDSTFGILCVTRENINAPWLTFEAGALSKTMDKSFVSPFLFDIKRSEVDGPILQFQSTIFEKDDIQKLVKTLNKACGENGLSDERLGKAFNVWYPTLEKDLEGLKQQVVPDLNPEKQEHIASPDSQEILEEILELSRSNQKLIRNPDGAFGSQLEETRQIVKEILDRLDRPNPFKGRNPRRIHPMMIEEVMHSTAMSMNGYVGIQMTLALIRQDFPWAYESGMEAITILKSPASKEDKQSALEGFYRILELSFDHPIMRDQYENNKEIHMIARELPRLLKRAFDKALEG